In Zygosaccharomyces rouxii strain CBS732 chromosome F complete sequence, a single window of DNA contains:
- the NRD1 gene encoding Nrd1 complex RNA-binding subunit (similar to uniprot|P53617 Saccharomyces cerevisiae YNL251C NRD1 RNA-binding protein that interacts with the C-terminal domain of the RNA polymerase II large subunit (Rpo21p) required for transcription termination and 3' end maturation of nonpolyadenylated RNAs), which yields MDDHQNFVATLESFRELKSGISGSRIKKLTTYALEHVEDEETLISLVIDYSKTCAPTHKLGSLYIIDSIGRAYLDEARANDDYVKPTAKKGTCAHAIYTLGESIQDLLTGAIGKSNEDHKEKIRTLIDIWDRAGLFQKGYLNAIRAKCFSMAITHDDASRHSSISNGQALPSDPRERCVHILRDLKPLNVQPQVTIPNELGSNDLQEQQHALFQVLVSIQQQLAPPSTVGSTATSITSSTHSATPPQPAAAAPVTHVTTEYGSRRERERERDRYQKRNRSRSPPVKREATSGIISGTNNHHLYPDEQNVPSNPHFRPKPVSYDPTTPSEHVKVYSRTLFVGGVPMNMKEWDIASVLRPYAEVQSVILNNARKHAFVKVYSRQEAENVLLSFNKDGSSPLRTRWGVGFGPRDCCDYQHGYSIIPMHRLTDADKKWCVQAQWGGTGGQPLQSGIVFEEPDIVVGEGVSSKAISQKMPTDSGRNGPRSGKGNSRSSLSVSPPVTKYSMAPVPSPGHVYGQIPPAYPPQPVAAYNGTPIAAAPQMAPAAATPSYPPAPAPQQQAPAPPVPQQQSFDPAAQLNSLMSMLNQQQTQ from the coding sequence ATGGACGATCATCAAAACTTTGTAGCCACCTTGGAATCCTTTAGggaattgaaatctggTATCTCAGGTTCTAGAATTAAGAAACTGACCACGTATGCGCTTGAACATGttgaagacgaagaaaCGTTAATATCCTTAGTTATTGACTATTCCAAGACTTGTGCTCCTACACATAAGCTGGGTTCTTTGTATATCATAGATTCGATTGGTAGAGCTTACCTTGATGAAGCGAGGGCTAATGATGATTACGTTAAGCCCACTGCTAAAAAGGGTACATGCGCGCATGCCATTTACACGCTTGGTGAATCTATACAGGATCTTTTGACGGGTGCCATCGGTAAGTCCAATGAAGATCATAAGGAAAAGATCAGGACGTTGATTGACATCTGGGATAGAGCTGGACTTTTCCAAAAAGGTTACTTAAATGCCATTAGGGCTAAATGCTTTTCGATGGCAATTACTCATGACGATGCATCTAGACATTCCAGTATCAGTAATGGTCAAGCTTTACCAAGTGATCCAAGGGAAAGGTGTGTTCATATTCTGCGTGATTTGAAACCTCTTAATGTTCAGCCTCAAGTTACGATTCCAAACGAATTGGGATCTAATGACTTgcaagaacaacaacacGCCTTGTTCCAAGTTTTAGTGAGCATTCAGCAGCAATTGGCACCGCCATCAACTGTTGGATCGACTGCTACATCCAtaacatcatcaacacATTCTGCTACACCTCCACAACCAGCGGCGGCAGCGCCAGTAACCCATGTTACTACAGAATATGGATCAAGACGTGAGAGAGAAAGAGAACGTGATAGATATCAGAAAAGAAATAGATCCAGATCTCCACCAGTAAAAAGAGAAGCTACAAGTGGTATCATTAGTGGTACTAACAATCATCATCTGTATCCAGATGAACAGAACGTCCCATCGAATCCTCATTTTAGACCAAAACCGGTTAGTTATGACCCCACAACGCCGTCTGAACATGTTAAAGTCTACAGTCGTACACTTTTTGTTGGCGGTGTACCTATGAATATGAAGGAATGGGATATTGCTAGCGTCTTAAGACCGTATGCAGAAGTGCAGAGTGTGATTCTAAACAACGCTAGAAAACATGCATTTGTTAAAGTGTACTCGAGACAAGAGGCTGAAAACGTATTACTAAGTTTTAACAAAGATGGTTCTTCGCCATTGAGGACTCGTTGGGGGGTTGGCTTTGGACCAAGAGATTGTTGTGACTATCAACACGGTTACAGTATAATCCCCATGCACAGATTAACGGATGCTGATAAAAAATGGTGTGTTCAAGCACAATGGGGAGGTACAGGTGGCCAACCTTTACAGAGTGGTATAGTGTTTGAAGAACCGGATATTGTTGTCGGTGAAGgagtttcttcaaaggcaatttctcaaaagaTGCCTACAGATTCAGGGAGAAATGGGCCTCGATCAGGTAAGGGGAACAGTAGATCAAGTCTAAGTGTTAGTCCACCAGTAACTAAATACAGTATGGCACCAGTTCCTTCACCTGGTCATGTTTATGGTCAGATACCGCCTGCTTATCCACCTCAGCCAGTAGCAGCATATAATGGGACACCAATTGCAGCTGCTCCTCAAATGGCACCTGCCGCAGCGACACCATCATACCCTCCAGCTCCAGCACCTCAACAACAAGCGCCAGCACCTCCTGTGCCTCAGCAACAGTCATTCGATCCTGCGGCACAACTCAACTCATTAATGAGCATGCTCAACCAACAGCAGACGCAATAA
- the TEX1 gene encoding Tex1p (similar to uniprot|P53851 Saccharomyces cerevisiae YNL253W TEX1 transcription export complex component), translating to MNSNVVNGYCEKLVSGMLNKQHVEAIEDDRYSHVVSRSQSRFAAPISSNRILNLEFHPSGHYMAYSREDGSLTVWRLANVSFARSKKMVIPNAMSRWVSWNHQEISEFATCSGNHELYIWGVDEKKREIVKLRTLSSGNKNNKIERCIFDAQGRWLLSQQGLVLQFWDVKSDYQLKQSYQLDELEANVSDDDVITAVVWTNSGSHVIVGLNSGKMCILQVGEDSVRPLLFIEAHRSAITSMVMDPWGEKLITGGADGSCNIWGLATMCCEKTIDKHSRICCMDVDPSGKILAVTTADNTVQFYDTNELQLLASQNLKTTESDPLIKFYPDKSWFILSGKDDSIERHFTPGNYNDLISFYKVENERRNSRSRIQRKPIKKDSKERARVSKWDLPKTSRFNDRF from the coding sequence ATGAATAGCAACGTAGTCAATGGTTACTGTGAGAAACTGGTCAGTGGTATGCTGAACAAGCAGCATGTAGAAGCTATTGAGGACGATAGGTATTCGCATGTGGTATCTCGATCGCAGTCGAGATTTGCAGCACCCATTTCATCTAATCGTATTTTGAATTTAGAATTCCACCCTTCGGGTCATTACATGGCCTATAGTAGAGAGGATGGATCGCTGACGGTCTGGAGGCTCGCCAACGTATCATTTGCACGGTCAAAGAAAATGGTCATACCGAATGCTATGTCTCGTTGGGTTTCTTGGAATCATCAGGAAATCTCAGAGTTTGCTACTTGTAGTGGGAATCACGAACTGTACATATGGGGGGTTGATGagaaaaagagagaaattGTCAAGTTGAGAACTTTAAGCTCAGGtaacaagaacaacaagattGAGAGATGCATATTTGACGCTCAAGGTCGTTGGTTGCTATCTCAACAGGGTCTTGTGCTGCAGTTTTGGGATGTTAAATCGGACTATCAGTTGAAGCAGAGTTATCAATTGGATGAGCTTGAGGCTAATGTTAGCGATGATGATGTGATTACGGCAGTGGTTTGGACCAATTCGGGTTCACACGTGATCGTAGGGCTCAACAGCGGTAAAATGTGTATATTACAAGTGGGGGAAGATTCAGTGCGACCATTGTTATTCATAGAAGCCCACAGATCAGCCATTACTTCCATGGTGATGGATCCCTGGggagaaaaattgattacAGGAGGTGCAGATGGTAGTTGCAACATATGGGGATTAGCGACGATGTGTTGTGAAAAAACAATTGATAAACACTCTCGCATATGCTGTATGGATGTGGATCCGTCGGGCAAGATTTTAGCTGTGACCACAGCCGATAATACTGTACAGTTTTATGATACTAATGAACTACAGTTGTTGGCATCacagaatttgaaaacaacAGAATCAGATCCATTAATTAAATTTTATCCAGATAAGTCGTGGTTCATACTCTCTGGTAAAGACGATTCCATCGAAAGACATTTTACACCAGGTAATTATAACGACTTAATTTCGTTTTACaaagtggaaaatgaaagaagaaactcTCGCAGTCGTATCCAAAGAAAACCAATTAAAAAGGACTCGAAAGAACGTGCTAGAGTCTCGAAATGGGATCTCCCCAAAACAAGTAGGTTCAATGATAGATTttaa
- the MRPL17 gene encoding mitochondrial 54S ribosomal protein mL46 (similar to uniprot|P36528 Saccharomyces cerevisiae YNL252C MRPL17 Mitochondrial ribosomal protein of the large subunit) has product MISFKRNLATAAQNGSSSSGRIAAGLILSRTPIVTPEINQLESQYYEYQNQLRRRLMWTFPYYFYYKKGTVAERRFISAQRGPINRQPGVWYPKGVPDIKHNRERSKKQEIVLPRENSENSQSGDDLSRPIAPNSRVTQADEKGDLSSLERQLARTLYLLVENGKGEWKFPSFEVENDDIPLHISAEEGLKGLGGQELLTWSVSNTPAGVLQNSDGKHEFLMKSHILAGKFELQQKKNFQRFAWLTKDEVKKHVDDKYFAETGFLLADI; this is encoded by the coding sequence ATGATTAGTTTCAAGAGGAATTTAGCCACTGCTGCTCAAAATGGTAGTAGCAGTAGTGGTCGTATTGCCGCCGGTCTGATATTATCACGAACCCCCATTGTTACGCCGGAGATTAACCAATTGGAATCACAATACTACGAATACCAAAATCAACTGAGGCGTCGTCTTATGTGGACATTTCCCTATTATTTCTACTACAAGAAAGGTACAGTTGCAGAACGTCGATTTATTTCAGCGCAGAGAGGTCCAATAAATAGACAGCCAGGAGTTTGGTATCCAAAGGGAGTTCCCGATATTAAGCATAACAGAGAAAGATCTAAAAAACAGGAAATAGTTTTACCCAGGGAAAACAGTGAAAATTCTCAAAGTGGTGATGATCTTTCCAGACCCATTGCACCTAATTCAAGAGTAACACAGGCCGATGAAAAGGGCGATCTGTCAAGCTTAGAAAGACAATTGGCAAGAACCCTTTACTTATTAgtggaaaatggtaaagGTGAATGGAAATTTCCCTCATTTGAAGTAGAAAACGATGATATCCCCTTACACATCAGCGCAGAAGAAGGCCTCAAAGGGTTAGGTGGACAAGAATTGTTAACGTGGAGTGTTTCAAATACACCTGCAGGTGTCTTACAAAATTCTGATGGTAAGcatgaatttttaatgaAATCTCACATTCTAGCaggtaaatttgaattacaacaaaagaaaaatttccaaagatttgCATGGTTGACAAAGGATGAGGTTAAGAAACATGTTGATGATAAATACTTTGCAGAGACTGGATTCCTCTTGGCAGATATTTAA
- a CDS encoding PPIL4 family peptidylprolyl isomerase (conserved hypothetical protein), whose translation MSVLLETTAGDIIVDLKYKQYEIESYNFLKLCKCNFYQNQCFYNLHKDQSVQFGNPLLGYEDRKELRLKNTSVEGITSEPVKSRLLKATESPDRSGKALKGSLGNVVVQKQESGQELIGSQVIISLAEHGLDATNAIYFGDVIQTSWSTLDKIERFAVDDTQRPIEDIRIRSTFIIYDPFLDGRHFPTYEVSLPIQDIRLPQTLVDEFTDEDPEVRRDIKRKELSLEIIENMPIMGIKPSPRVLFICKLNPLTRAKDIATIFQRFGAIASVEIVRDKSTGHSLGYGFIQFTDRKSCEQAYKKMEGVIIDDRRIHVDFSQSVKAATKAINR comes from the coding sequence ATGAGTGTGTTGCTAGAGACTACCGCTGGTGATATCATAgttgatttgaaatataaGCAGTATGAAATTGAATCgtacaattttttaaaattgtgCAAGTGTAACTTTTATCAAAACCAGTGCTTTTACAATTTACACAAGGATCAGTCGGTACAATTCGGTAATCCCCTCTTAGGTTATGAGGATAGAAAGGAGCTGAGGTTGAAAAATACATCCGTGGAGGGTATCACGAGTGAGCCAGTTAAGTCCCGACTTCTAAAGGCCACTGAATCGCCAGATCGTTCAGGTAAAGCGCTAAAGGGATCTTTAGGAAATGTTGTCGTTCAAAAACAAGAGAGTGGTCAAGAGTTAATTGGTTCGCAGGTGATCATTTCCCTAGCTGAACATGGTTTGGATGCAACTAATGCCATTTATTTTGGAGATGTCATACAGACATCATGGTCCACCTTGGATAAAATAGAAAGATTCGCCGTTGACGATACACAGAGGCCAATAGAGGATATTAGAATTCGTTCAACTTTCATCATATATGATCCATTTCTTGATGGGAGACATTTTCCCACATATGAAGTATCACTCCCAATACAAGATATTAGGTTACCACAAACGCTAGTGGATGAATTTACAGATGAGGATCCAGAAGTTCGTAGGGATatcaagagaaaagaattatCGCTAGAAATCATCGAGAATATGCCTATTATGGGCATAAAGCCATCGCCTCGAGTTCTCTTCATATGTAAATTGAACCCATTGACCAGAGCCAAGGACATTGCTACCATTTTCCAGAGGTTTGGAGCCATTGCATCAGTCGAGATCGTTCGAGATAAGTCTACAGGCCATTCCTTAGGGTACGGGTTCATTCAATTTACAGACAGGAAATCCTGCGAGCAAGCATACAAGAAAATGGAGGGTGTTATAATTGATGATAGGAGAATCCACGTAGATTTTAGTCAAAGTGTCAAGGCAGCTACGAAAGCCATCAATCGTTGA
- the COQ6 gene encoding putative N,N-dimethylaniline monooxygenase COQ6 (similar to uniprot|P53318 Saccharomyces cerevisiae YGR255C COQ6 Putative flavin-dependent monooxygenase involved in ubiquinone (Coenzyme Q) biosynthesis located on the matrix side of the mitochondrial inner membrane), producing MLARSAIVRKYALRKLASTATATPKLTDVLIVGGGPAGLTLAAALKSTPRLQHLKTTLVDASDLMGKVAPFYDSPPENFTNRVVSLTPPSKSFIETKAGARMLEDRIQPYDGMYVTDGLTNATLNMEKDSMAYMVEILNIQSSLLKRLEELNLPSESLQLMDNTKVASIEYSDPEDTTSWPIVTLDNGEVFKTRLLVGADGFNSPVRKFSDIQSRGWFYNRFGVVATMKLEYPPYKLRGWQRFLPTGPIAHLALPDDNATLVWSTTEPLSRLLREITPEQFTGLVNAAFVLEDSDLKYFYRQLEKGTISNEKLLEDINFRTEQVYDSLENDDLIDEIYPPRVKSILGPSRARFPLKMFHADTYCKDRIALVGDAAHATHPLAGQGLNMGQGDVEALIKALEKASMRGHDIGSLLSLQPFWAERYPINNMLLGMTDKLHKIYGTDFAPIVALRSLGVSIMNKVGPLKNLISGTLSDSGK from the coding sequence ATGCTTGCCAGGTCTGCTATTGTGCGTAAATACGCTCTGAGAAAATTGGCGTCAACTGCTACTGCTACTCCCAAGTTGACCGATGTTCTCATTGTAGGAGGAGGACCCGCTGGTTTAACACTAGCTGCAGCTCTCAAATCGACCCCTAGGCTCCAACATCTCAAAACTACCTTAGTAGATGCCAGTGATTTGATGGGGAAGGTTGCACCTTTCTACGATTCCCCTCCAGAgaatttcaccaatagaGTCGTTAGTCTGACACCACCATCCAAGAGTTTTATAGAAACAAAAGCTGGTGCAAGAATGTTAGAGGACAGAATTCAGCCATATGATGGGATGTACGTCACTGACGGTCTTACAAATGCCACTTTAAATATGGAGAAGGATTCGATGGCTTATATGgtagaaattttaaacatACAGTCttctttgttgaaaaggctcgaagaattgaatttaccCAGTGAATCGTTGCAACTAATGGATAATACTAAAGTCGCTAGCATTGAATACAGTGATCCAGAGGACACTACGTCTTGGCCTATCGTGACGCTAGATAACGGTGAAGTCTTCAAGACAAGGTTATTAGTCGGAGCCGATGGGTTTAATTCACCAGTGAGGAAATTTTCTGATATTCAAAGTCGTGGTTGGTTTTACAATAGATTCGGTGTGGTTGCTACTATGAAATTGGAATACCCGCCATATAAGCTTAGGGGTTGGCAAAGATTTTTGCCTACCGGGCCCATTGCCCACTTGGCGCTTCCAGATGATAATGCCACGTTGGTATGGAGTACTACCGAGCCATTGTCAAGACTACTAAGAGAGATTACACCGGAACAATTCACAGGTCTAGTAAACGCTGCATTTGTATTAGAGGATTcggatttgaaatatttctACCGTCAATTGGAGAAGGGAACCATTTCCAACGAAAAACTGCTAGAAGATATCAATTTTAGAACAGAACAGGTCTACGATTCTCTAGAAAATGACGATTTGATTGACGAAATTTATCCGCCAAGAGTCAAATCAATTCTGGGACCAAGTAGAGCCAGGTTCCCATTAAAAATGTTCCATGCCGACACTTACTGTAAAGATCGTATCGCTCTTGTGGGTGATGCTGCGCATGCTACGCATCCACTGGCCGGTCAAGGTCTAAATATGGGACAAGGTGATGTAGAAGCCCTTATCAAAGCACTAGAGAAGGCTTCAATGAGAGGTCATGATATCGGATCTTTGCTCAGTTTGCAACCTTTCTGGGCTGAACGTTACCCAATTAACAATATGCTTTTGGGAATGACTGATAAATTACATAAGATTTACGGCACCGATTTCGCACCAATTGTGGCCCTCAGATCTTTAGGTGTTAGCATTATGAACAAGGTGGGCCccttgaagaatttgataagTGGTACTTTGAGTGATTCGGGCAAGTAA
- the RTC4 gene encoding Rtc4p (some similarities with uniprot|P53850 Saccharomyces cerevisiae YNL254C Hypothetical ORF), which translates to MGIEVGKRRLVYTTSRNNDRNLDFLKRRRIEDSSSSSDHEDNQRGSLSSSSSSEEDSDRDDSHVSLRQSVDDRDLEITKKREEILDTSEIKPIERQKKSYDDEQGDVDQICKWFMDRYKFPKILYASELLEKATPLLPIVRDMYRGLVDSHYKFEANEMRQSSQRAILSVQEFRNMDLTKFTAGYYGMKRQFQIGEVILQKYKSFLLRRQGDTMKWWGVSDFAHYVLAPEVLVSLCIKEMQLSDDVYDKNARERAYDIFVNTVKFGTLVADQSPLEPWEVTP; encoded by the coding sequence ATGGGTATTGAGgttggaaaaagaagacTTGTGTATACAACATCTAGAAACAACGACCGTAATTTGGACTTCCTCAAAAGAAGACGTATTGAAGATTCTTCTAGTAGCAGTGACCATGAGGACAATCAACGGGGAAGcctttcatcatcatcgtcaagtgaagaagatagCGATCGTGATGATTCACACGTATCTTTGAGACAGAGTGTGGATGACAGAGATTTAGAAATCACAAAAAAAAGGGAGGAAATCTTGGACACTTCTGAAATAAAACCAATTGAGAGGCAGAAGAAATCCTATGACGATGAGCAAGGAGACGTGGATCAAATATGCAAATGGTTTATGGACCGGTACAAGTTTCCCAAGATTTTGTATGCCTCTGAATTGCTCGAAAAAGCGACACCGTTGTTGCCCATAGTGAGGGACATGTATCGAGGGCTTGTCGATTCTCACTATAAATTCGAAGCCAATGAGATGAGGCAGTCCTCGCAGAGGGCGATTTTATCTGTACAAGAATTTAGAAATATGGATCTCACTAAATTTACGGCTGGTTACTATGGTATGAAAAGACAGTTCCAGATTGGAGAGGttattttacaaaaatacAAATCCTTCCTCTTGAGGAGACAAGGAGATACGATGAAGTGGTGGGGGGTATCAGATTTTGCCCATTACGTATTAGCGCCGGAGGTGCTGGTATCGTTATGCATTAAAGAGATGCAATTGAGTGATGACGTTTATGATAAGAATGCAAGGGAAAGAGCTTATGACATATTTGTCAATACGGTGAAATTCGGCACTTTAGTAGCAGATCAAAGTCCGTTGGAGCCATGGGAGGTTACCCCGTGA
- the FOL1 gene encoding trifunctional dihydropteroate synthetase/dihydrohydroxymethylpterin pyrophosphokinase/dihydroneopterin aldolase FOL1 (similar to uniprot|P53848 Saccharomyces cerevisiae YNL256W FOL1 Multifunctional enzyme of the folic acid biosynthesis pathway has dihydropteroate synthetase dihydro-6-hydroxymethylpterin pyrophosphokinase and dihydroneopterin aldolase activities) gives MEDNVHIDKLQVDAVVGPDFWDRKDPQRCFITMKMLTDFNKAAASDDLRYSLNYAVISNDVTRFINSQNDWGSLGKASRMTSNYLISKYQGIKNLELSLQTKTAHVRCDDISAVVDTRNQDYDILRISNFKLLTLLGVFTFERLRKQFVTIDLELPWTKDSLHSPPYKGIIDNVAEYVENCNFKTVESLAESVAKVVSLDKYFQERPGLPITVKIIKLNAITNTDGVGVSCQRTSKELESFQLSNKAVPSKGTKEFDLPIYSDEIKTNTDDRWNKAYLAFGSNLGDRFQNIQLAIDLLKTNPQVTVNQVSSLFESEPMYFTNQNLFMNGCIEISTNLKPLELLKLCKEIEYKELKRVKQIDNGPRTIDLDIIMYLNADNEQVLLNDSELTIPHARMLERSFVLEPLCELVPFDLIHPLTCEPLTSHLSQIYAKGNLEDQLWKLIPLPTINGHNRFLKFKTVEKFDDFTGKTTMVSQSPSYMMCVLNTTPDSFSDGNEFYHNLDKQLDRVQHMYDEGLKLHDSIIIDIGGCSTRPNSEQIEQDIELQRTVPLIKAIRSRKDWEQEKIIISIDTYRSQVALKTIEAGADMINDISGGTFDASMFDVVAQHPEVSYVLSHTRGDISNMVHMAKYDDDGLESGDTQTKEFMFYQRLPSKTGTNVIRSIAREISDRYSWALLKNVRRWQLVLDPGLGFAKNGKNNLQVIRHLSLLKNYCKFTKDGEYVNFRNIPILVGPSRKAFIGKITDEPDASKRDFATGSVITSCVGFGADVIRIHDYANCSKAIRMADAIYKGV, from the coding sequence ATGGAAGACAATGTTCATATTGACAAGTTGCAGGTCGATGCTGTAGTAGGACCTGATTTTTGGGATCGTAAGGATCCACAGAGATGTTTCATTACTATGAAGATGTTGACGGATTTCAATAAAGCTGCCGCTAGTGATGATCTTCGATACTCTCTAAACTACGCAGTCATATCGAATGATGTCACTagatttatcaattctCAAAATGATTGGGGTTCGTTAGGCAAGGCTTCAAGGATGACTTCTAACTATTTAATATCCAAATACCAAGgcattaaaaatttggaattgaGTCTCCAAACGAAGACTGCTCATGTGAGATGCGATGACATTTCTGCCGTCGTGGACACCAGAAATCAGGATTACGACATCTTACGGATTTCtaacttcaaattgttaacaTTGTTGGGGGTTTTCACTTTTGAAAGGTTGCGTAAACAGTTTGTGACGATTGACTTGGAATTGCCATGGACAAAGGACAGTTTACATTCACCACCTTACAAGGGCATTATTGATAACGTGGCAGAATATGTGGAAAATTGCAATTTCAAGACTGTGGAAAGTTTAGCAGAATCTGTTGCCAAGGTTGTATCACTAGATAAATATTTCCAAGAACGTCCTGGATTACCCATCACAGTGAAGATTATTAAACTGAATGCCATAACCAATACAGATGGGGTTGGTGTGAGCTGTCAGAGAACTTCTAAAGAGTTAGAATCGTTCCAATTGTCGAACAAAGCTGTCCCTTCGAAAGGTACTAAAGAGTTCGATCTACCCATATATTCCGATGAAATCAAAACCAACACTGATGATAGATGGAACAAGGCATATTTGGCATTTGGGTCAAATCTAGGTGACAGGTTTCAAAACATTCAATTGGCCATAGATCTTCTGAAAACGAATCCTCAAGTGACAGTAAACCaagtttcttcattatttgAAAGTGAACCGATGTATTTCACCAatcaaaatcttttcatGAATGGTTGTATTGAGATCAGTACCAACTTGAAGCCACTAGAATTGCTCAAACTTTGTAAGGAAATTGAATACAAAGAGCTGAAGAGGGTCAAACAAATCGATAATGGCCCCAGAACTATTGACTTGGATATTATCATGTATCTGAATGCAGACAATGAACAAGTTCTACTAAATGATTCCGAACTGACAATCCCACACGCAAGAATGTTAGAAAGGTCATTTGTGCTAGAACCCCTTTGTGAATTAGTACCGTTTGATTTAATCCACCCCTTGACTTGCGAACCATTGACTAGCCATTTAAGCCAAATATACGCCAAGGGTAATTTAGAGGATCAGTTGTGGAAATTAATCCCATTGCCTACAATCAATGGCCACAATCGGTTTCTCAAATTTAAGAccgttgaaaaatttgatgattttacTGGCAAGACAACAATGGTTTCCCAATCACCTTCATACATGATGTGTGTCTTGAATACAACACCGGATTCATTTTCAGATGGCAATGAATTTTATCACAATCTGGATAAGCAGTTAGATCGTGTGCAGCACATGTATGATGAAGGTTTGAAACTGCACGATTCTATCATAATTGACATCGGAGGCTGTTCCACTAGACCAAATTCAGAACAGATCGAACAAGATatagaattacaaagaacGGTTCCCTTGATTAAAGCCATTAGAAGTCGCAAGGATTGggaacaagaaaaaatcattattTCCATCGATACCTACAGATCTCAAGTTGCGTTGAAAACCATTGAAGCAGGGGCGGATATGATCAATGACATTTCAGGCGGAACTTTCGATGCTTCCATGTTTGACGTCGTTGCCCAACATCCTGAAGTTTCCTATGTCCTTTCCCACACAAGAGGCGACATATCCAACATGGTTCATATGGCAAAATATGACGATGACGGATTAGAGTCAGGAGATACTCAGACTAAAGAGTTTATGTTCTACCAAAGACTTCCATCCAAAACAGGAACCAATGTCATTCGAAGTATTGCAAGGGAGATTTCAGATCGTTATTCCTGGGCATTACTCAAAAATGTCCGTCGTTGGCAATTAGTGTTAGATCCTGGGCTTGGATTCGCCAAAAATGGCAAGAACAACTTGCAAGTAATAAGACATTTATcccttttgaaaaactaTTGTAAATTTACAAAGGATGGTGAATACGTGAATTTCCGGAATATCCCAATACTAGTGGGACCTTCTAGAAAGGCATTCATTGGTAAAATCACGGATGAACCGGATGCAAGTAAGAGAGATTTCGCTACAGGTTCGGTGATAACATCATGCGTTGGATTTGGCGCTGATGTGATCAGAATTCACGACTATGCCAACTGTTCGAAGGCGATAAGGATGGCAGATGCAATTTACAAGGGTGTCTAA
- the GIS2 gene encoding mRNA-binding translational activator GIS2 (highly similar to uniprot|P53849 Saccharomyces cerevisiae YNL255C) translates to MSQKACYVCGKIGHLAEECDSERLCYNCNKPGHVQSECTLPRTVEFKQCYNCGETGHVKTECTVQRCYNCNQTGHISRECPEPKKSRFASAGAPTGGKPKVSCYRCGGPNHMAKDCLQSGSKCYSCGKFGHLSKECPSGPGEKICYNCNGSGHISKDCPVA, encoded by the coding sequence ATGTCTCAAAAAGCTTGTTACGTCTGTGGGAAAATTGGCCACTTAGCTGAAGAGTGTGATTCCGAAAGGTTGTGCTACAACTGTAACAAACCTGGTCACGTTCAATCAGAATGTACTTTGCCAAGAACTGTCGAGTTTAAGCAATGTTATAACTGTGGTGAAACAGGTCACGTTAAAACCGAATGTACCGTTCAAAGATGTTACAACTGTAACCAAACTGGTCATATCTCAAGAGAATGTCCggaaccaaagaaaagtAGATTTGCTAGTGCCGGTGCTCCAACTGGTGGAAAGCCTAAGGTTTCCTGCTACAGATGTGGTGGACCTAACCACATGGCAAAGGACTGCTTGCAAAGTGGATCCAAGTGTTACTCATGTGGTAAATTCGGCCACTTGTCCAAGGAGTGCCCTTCTGGTccaggtgaaaaaatttgttACAACTGTAACGGATCTGGCCACATCTCCAAGGACTGTCCTGTCGCTTGA